Below is a window of Malus domestica chromosome 13, GDT2T_hap1 DNA.
AgacaagaagagaaaaaaaaaaaggttaacgTGCAATGCAGGGAAAAAGAGCATCAAAGAAGCTTAAGAGGATCTTACACGGCACAGATGCCTAGATGATCCCTTCTCCAATCCCCTTGCCTTATGCCGTAATTTATTCCTTTTTTTATATCCTCCTCGTCTCTCCCTCCACCTCCTCTGCATCCTCGTTTTAAATTCCCCTCTCGTTCTCTCCTCCTTCCATCTctggctttctctctctttgttcCTCTGTCTGGTCCGGACTCCAATTGCGATTTCAACGTCCGAGTTTGGCTGTTCGTCGTTTGATTGGCGTTTTCGGCAGCTGAGCAGCTCGGACTTCGATTTTGCAATCTGCAACTTCACAGGTGAGCTGAATTCCTCCTTCAATTTTCGCCTGAGTGAtttaaatttcctttttttgttgttgttgtttaattATTGTTGTTCGTGATCTCGCTGATCTTCGTGTGAATTGCTTGCGGATTTGGTACTAAATGAATTGCGTGATTGTTTTGGATTCGGTATTTACGATTGAATTGCATTTCtatctttctttttattaaatgcGGTTTGAATTTCTCTGAATTCGTCATAATTGAGCTGCATTTGTTCGAGATCTTGAGCTCATTCCACTTGTAGACTGTTTTCCCCTTGAATTCCAGCTCATAAATTCACCCAAACTCGTACTTCGGAGAAGCGTAATCGAAATTGTCAAAGTgtgttgtgatttttggcgtgccataattttttttaaatgctgGAAGGAGAATTCTGAATAGGTATCTAGACGTGGCTGCTGGAGATGcagcttctttttatttttatttttttgaaatatttttggtTTGTGCAGTATAATTTTCGTCATGCCATCTGAGATAATGGACCTCAAGGGTTTGTCCTCCTCGTCGTTCTTCTCCGATGAAGTAAGGAATCAACAATTGTGCATCCTTCTGTTCCTATCTGCAGTAAAATTGAGTGAATTCGCAGTTTTATCATATTAACGAGGTTTTATTAATTCGTTTTTACTGTTTAGTTCTAGTCTTATTTATTCTATGTATTGAAAACTTTGGCAGAGGCAGGGTGGGTTTTGGAAGTCAGATCACTTGCCTGATAATCATGGTCAGTACCATCAATCTATAACTGCTGCCTTACCATTTTGGCCCACAACTTGCATACTTTTGCAGTCTTGCCCTTTAATTCTTATCAAACTTGTTGCTAAACCATTCACTAGAAACCCTTCGGTTAGAGGCTGTTAATGATTAATTGTgagaaatattttgtttttggtgaCCACTAACTACCATATATTGTTGAACTAAGAGTCTAAGATGTCATCGCAATTAATCCATAGCTGTGACAAATTACCTGACAGTTATAACCTGTCAAGAAGTTTCCGTTACTGCTTTATATTACCATTTCAGTACAGAATTTTCCACTTGTGTTCATACTGAAAGTAATTTTGTGCCATCAGCTCTAGTAATCATCTTAGGTACCTATCCAGTAACTGGATCTACCTTGAGTTTTTCAGAAGTTATTCTTACCTTCCCTGAAAAGAGATGGAGGATATGGATATGTGGTGTTGAGAGGGATTTTAATGTGAGGGTATGTTTTATTGTTAAGTGAAATAGTTCCGAATTTCGAGTAGGCGATAGGAGGAGCACGACCTGATGGTGTCGATCCACATGATGAAATGTATGATTGCAGTGATATATATAAGGAGTGGAGGAATAAATGAGAGGATGATTGCAGTGATATATATAAGGAGTGGAGGAATAAATGAGAGGATGATTGCAGTAACAATTTGCTATTGAGCTAGTTAGTTGAAGATCTACAATGTTGATTGAATTCCATCTGAGATTCTTGGTGTGGATAATATTAATTTCATAACCTTTTGCCTCTTCGGAAACATCTTTCTCCCATGAATCTAATATTATGGATTAGAAGAGTCCATGTTTTCACTCTTGCTAACGCATTTAAAATTTTTCATGTTCATGCCTAATAGCCTATAATTAAATAGGGTGTCACATAGTGCGCCCTCAATGCTAAGTTCGGTCACAACTAATAACTCAAGTTCTATTGGGATAATTCATGAGTAATTATATAGTAATTCCTGAATTAATAACAACTGTATGAATTAGAGCTGTCAGCCCCCTTTTGTACCTGGAAAAAAGAAGTGTATTTGTTATGCCCTTTCATTCTGACAATTGAGTTTTGCTTCTAATCTTCTGAACAGCCAGCAAGAAGTCACTTGCTTCATCATCTCTGGAGACGTGTCAGACAGTGAATTCTCTGGACCATCCCGAATTTTTCATAATGCAAGACCAGAAAGTGCATCCCGGCTTCAATAAACAGGCAGTGGGAGCAGAGAGAGCCTTAAGTCATTCCTTGAATTTGTCGAGAACCATGAACCATGATTCAGGAGCAAGATCTAATGTAAATGTTGAGACAGCATCTTATTTTGGAGAAGGTGGTAAAGTCAATATGATGGGAGCTCAGTATGAGAGTAGCCTTTTTTCAAGTTCATTGTCGGAGCTATTTAGTAGGAAGTGTAAGCCCTCTGACTTCAGTATTCCTTGCGTGCAGTTCTGTTTCCAATGCCAGCTAATGTGCTTGAACCTTAAATGAAGTCTTATTCAAATTTCTTAGTGACTAATGTGTTCTATGCTGTAGTTGTTTTGGTAGCTTCAGTTTCATTGCACATTTGCTACATGATTTTTGTTGAATTTCAGATGCAGTGAGATTATTATCAAACAATATGGCCATTCTGCTGATATCCACTCTGTTCTAGGCTGTAGTTTCTTTGATTGATTCAGTTTTGTTGCTTATTTTCTATGTGATTTTTGTTGAAAATGAAAATCTTCTGATGCAGTAAGATTATCGTCGAACAATACACTGTATGGCCATTCTGTTGATACTGTTGCCCCCCACTatgatgaagaggaagcttttgaatcccttgaagaaattgaggCCCAAACCATCGGAAATCTTCTCCCAAATGATGACGAGTTGCTTTCTGGAGTTACCGATGGGCTTGACTATTCAGTCCAACTGAGTGCTAGGGATAATATGGAGGAGTTGGACCTTTTTAGCAGTGTTGGAGGGATGGATTTGGGAGATGACGGTTTGGCAACTGGATTAAGGGACTCTGTGTATGCTGTAGAAGTTTCTAATGGTCTGTCGTGCAATGGTTCAGTAGTGGGAGAACACCCTTATGGTGAACACCCTTCCCGGACTTTGTTTGTGAGAAATATAAACAGTAACATTGAAGATTCTGAGTTGAGAACCCTGTTTGAGGTATGCTAGACGTCTTAGTTGTGGGATTCGTATTCATTTTCAGCATTACATGTTCTTTGGGCCATTGAGTACTGAAATTTTGATAACTCGAATATGCAGCAATATGGAGATATTCGCACTCTTTATACAGCCTGCAAGCATCGCGGTTTTGTTATGATATCCTATTATGACATTAGAGCAGCTCGTAATGCGATGAAATCACTGCAGAATAAACCATTGAGGCGCCGCAAGCTTGACATACATTACTCAATTCCAAAGGTGAGTACCCACGATGTTATCCCTCTAGATATCGATATAACTTTGTTATTTTACCGGGCATGTGGTTGCTTTGAGAGGGTCAGTATTTTTCGTGATTATTGTTATACAGTTGGATTTACATTGATAGTCTATACATCGCTTTATTTGGGTTATCTCTTGTCAGGACAACCCTTCTGAGAAAGATGTTAATCAGGGAACTCTTGTTGTATTCAACCTGGATTCTTCTGTTTCAAATGATGAATTACGCCAGGTTTTTGGTGTCTATGGAGaaatcaaagaggtgagtaTTTCATGCCGTTTCTTGTAGTTGTGCATGGCAAAAGCATAAGCTCTAATGTGTTGTCATTCTTGAACCTGGATTGCAGATCCGTGAAACCCCAAATAGAAGTCATaacaaatttattgaattttatGACATTAGAGCTGCAGACGCTGCTCTTAATGCCTTAAACAAGAGTGATATTGCCGGGAAGCAAATTAAGCTTGAGCCAAGCCGTCCTGGAGGTGCAAGACGGAGGTATTGTCCCAGAACAATTACTTTGCCTTCATTGCTTGAATTTATTTTCCGCGTTTTTTTTTACTCAAGCTGTGTTTGAAAATTACTAATCTCTTATAATCTggtaattatttttttcactgCAGCTTGGAGCTACAGTTATCTTCAGATTTTTTAGAGCAAGATGAATGTGGCCTATATCTGCAGCAGACTAGCCCTTCTGACTCTATCACTGGATTTTCTGGTAAAGTATTTGTCTAAAAAACCCTCGTTGAATCTAGTTTAGAAGCACAGATTCTCTTTATTAGGTCTCATAAAGAGTCGTTAACAGGACCAGTTCCACATGGATCAGTTACGTCCAGTTGCACAGATAATGGAACTATCATGGCTGTACACGCTGCAGCACAAGCTGCGTCCCTTGAAAATGCATTCCACTATGGGGTCTCTTCTAGTGTTCCTAACAGCTTACCTTCTGTTCTGAGAGCTGAATCTGTTGGGAATCAGTCTGGCTTTGTTGAGTCTGTCCATTCAGCAGGCTCGCTGAAATTTGACATCCATGGCTTGCCAGCTTCCCATCCTCATTCACTTCCAGAGTATCATGATGGTTTAACTAATTCAGTCAACTGCAGTTCACCGGGCAATGTATCTATCAATGCCAGACCAACAGAAAGAATTGATAACAGGCACTTCCCCAGAGTAAGCTCCAATGGGCACTCATATGAACTAAATGAAGGTGGTAAGTGAACGATTAACAAACTATGCACTTCTTTAATTTTCTCCAGTTTGATATCTTTTCTTATCTTGATCCTCTGGTTTTGCTCTCTTCCTCAGTTTTTGGCTCTGCCGGCAATGTTAACTGCCCTATTCCTGGACATCATTACGCATGGAACAACTCCTATCACCCTCAGCCTCCTGGAATGATATGGCCAAACTCACCATCATTTGTCAATGGACTTTCTTCAGCTCATCCCTTTTCTGCAGTCCATCCCCCAACGCGGGTTCATGGACTTCCTAGAGCACCATCTCATATGTTAAACCCAGGTTTGCCCATGCATAACCATCATGTGGGGTCAGCACCAGTGGTCAATCCTTCTCTGTGGGACAGACGACAATCATATGGAGGGGAATCCCCCGAGGCATCTGGGTTTCATCCAGGCTCTCTTGGAAATATGAGAATCTCAAATAACTCACCACATTCAATGGAATTTGTTTCTCATAACATGTTTCCTCAGGTTGGTGGAAACAGCATGGACCTGCCAATTGCTCACAAAAATGCAGGACTGCAGCAAGCCCATCATCAGAGGTGCATGATGTTTCCTGGAAGAGGCCAGATGATTCCCATCATGAGTGCATTTGATCTGCCTGCTGAGCGTACAAGAAGTCGTAGAAATGAAGGCATGGTTAATCAGGGAGACAATAAGAAACAGTATGAACTGGATGTTGACCGCATTATGCAAGGAGAAGACAACCGAACAACACTTATGATAAAGAACATTCCCAACAAGTAAGTAATTCTGAATAGAAAGAAAGTTCATTGTTAATGGCTCCTTTTATTACTTTCTTGGCTCTTAAATAATTCTCGGATCAATGTGTTTGAATGATGATAGGTATACTTCAAAGATGCTATTGGCTGCGATTGATGAACGCCATCGAGGAACTTACGATTTCATTTATCTGCCAATTGATTTTAAGGCAAGTGACGTTCTGTGTGGATTATTTCCTGTGATATTGTGGCAGATATATAATCTCACACTTGTAGCTGTATGATGAACATGGTCTTCATATCTGTTGCAGAACAAATGCAATGTGGGCTATGCGTTCATCAATATGACTGATCCTCGAATGATCGTTCCATTTTATCAGGTTTGTTTTCTGTAAAGCTTTAAAATGATAAAACGCATATGCAAATTGAAGCTAAAAAGAATGTCCAATTGTTGCAGTCATTCAACGGGAAGAAATGGGAGAAGTTCAACAGTGAGAAGGTGGCATCACTCGCATATGCTCGAATTCAAGGAAAAGCTGCTCTGATTGCACATTTCCAGAATTCAAGCTTGATGAATGAGGATAAGCGATGCCGTCCCATTCTCTTCAACACTGATGGCCCAAATGCCGGTGATCAGGTACGCGGATGGTGAAATTTAAAATGGAAATGCAAAATTTTAAAAGATATCCAAATAAGAATAAGCGGATAACAGTTATTAACGCAAGATGGAGAGATTACATGCTGACAGTTCCTGACCAACAGGTGCCCTTCCCAATGGGGGTTAATGTTCGCACAAGACCGGGAAAAATTCGAGCAGTCACCCATGAGGAGAGCTATGTAGGGAGTCCACCAAGTTTTGGAGACGAAGAGCATTCTTGCAATGGAGAGACATCTGCAGGTTCCCGTTCTGCTAAGGAGTCAGACTAAGCGCCACATATTTTCCCGGGCACTAACCTTACAGTACAGAAGATTCTAATTTCCTTCCACCCGAATCTTCGGTGATGCATATTTAGGGTGGCTAAAGAGAGGGCCAAGGAAAGATCTTGCGGTGTTTCTTACAAGCCCGTTTAAACCTTAGAGGACAAATGCTTAGCTAATGCTAAGCGATTTTCCAGGTTTTTTTCaccttttttctttaaattccgAAACAGTTAGCACAAAAGACGAAAAGAAGGAGCATCGGCTGGAGCTTCGAAATTTTGGATGATCTAAAGAGTAATTACTTGaagagaaacaaaaatataatttatgtaCAGGAGTTTCTGAGCAGGAAGAAGAGACTGTAAACTGCGGTTCGATGAGGTTAATAACTGCtccattttgtaattttttttcttctggtttATGTTTTATTTAGTTCTTTGGGGGAACGCATTTGTAACTATTAAGACATAAGagcgttaatttttttttttttttttttgaataattaAACTCATTGTTGTATGGATTCTGTGTTCAAATAATGTGTGGCTGGATTCCATGGGATGCATAGCTTCATGTAATTGATCGGAAACCGCCAATCACTCATCGACAGCCACCCGCTCGTACATTATGGTAATGGGTTGTGGCTCGATATGAACTTTCTACATTAACGAGCCGAAGTACTCAGATTGTGTGGGATTGAGTACTTCGGCTTGTAAATCTCTCCGGAACACTTAATCGTCTACTTTCActtcttatttattttcaaaatattttcgtCGCAAGAAATTGACTTGGATACAGCATATACCGTAAAACTTGACCAAAAACTAAGACCTTGAATTAAATTTATAGGACATAAAGTTGACTTAATGACCCTAAGCATGCGCATGAATGAAGTAACAACCATTACAGAAATCAAAGCAACAGTTCCTTTTCAAATTGCAAACATCCATTACAGAAGCAACAGCCACTTTTTAAATTGCAATTTCTTATCGATGGCACAGTCCTAAACcgatttccctttttttttcaggcAATGTTGTGTTCCTGGTCTCACTCACTTTGAACAGTTCAGAGCAAAGTTACATTCTCCAACTAAATGAGAGCCCTTGAACATATGCAAGATGTACTTACAGGAACAGGTGAGAGCATCACTTCGGGTAGAGAAGATCGTAGTGGCCTGGGCGATATAGCAAGGTAATATAGGGAGTCACTTTCTCAGAGCCCTCACTAGCTTTTGGAGCATCGCTTCCAGCAGGAACGAAATCATGATGATTCACGCTAACACCACCATTATCACATGAGCTACGGTCTAGGTACACCACACGGATTGGCACGCCAAGTGCATCTGACAGGGCAGTGATGTGCACATGGTCACTTTCTTCACCCATTGGCTCCACGGATGACTTGCAAAACTAGTAAGAAAAATCACATATGAGAAACACATCACTATATCTTACATAATATATGATTTAAtcattttcatattctttctcAAGACACTTTGCGCAGTACCTTGAATTGAATAATTTGGTCAACCACTAAAGAACAAATAAAATCATTGGTTGAAAAGTTTTCATTGAACAAACCTGCTCTACAGTTGCATTGGTCAATCCGAATATAAAAGGTTCAAAAAACTCTGAGCGTTTCCGTATTTCGCCAGAGGTAACAAATCTGAAAAACATCACAACTAACCAACCAAATGTGTCAGGTAATTGTAGCGGGATAAAACAGCACACTAAGAACTGTTTCATTTATAGCCACTCACCATAGTCAGATACTGACTGATCTCGGCTCCTACGTATGAGCTCATCATGACTGTAAGAAATAACAAATCATGCTGATTACAGTTAGGCACACAACTCAAAACTAGCATCAAACTACTTTCAATATTTAATAGTCAACAAAAAGCCACGTAAAGGAACTATCCACACCTTATGGATTCTTCATTTCCTTGAAGAACACTGTCCAGCTGCTCAAGGAATAACTGAAATGTTTCCAGGAATTTGAGAtcatagttttttttgtttttttacaagTGGATATTCATGATATTATAAATTCAGGCCAAGTTTATGGACAGGAAAAAGATCGGAAGGAAACTAACTGGAACAATATGGTGACTGACATACTAACTGGAACAAATCCTTATTTCCTGAAATTGACATGAAGTCCCCCTCGTCGACCAAATAACTATATGTAAGAAAGTGAATATCTCATTTTCTTTAAAAGCATAGATGTATCATCATTCTTGAATCTTGCCTGACCAACTTACACATGACAGGACGACACCAGATTCTAGATGGTTTTATCACCCCTCAATGGATGAAATTCTTTGGTAGCTTTCGTATATTTTGAGCATCAAACCATAGAACCATGGGCCTATGAGTTAGCTATGCATGGTTGTCCAACTTGATTCTATGTGATCAGATTTATGTGAATGCCGAGGCCTTTAAAATTCTATTATATTTGGGCTACAATTGCTCTGGAAAATCGGGTAGTAAAATATGTGATTCCCTGCTGATATTCtctaaatgcatgaaatatatggtGCATATATATCAGCTATCATGTGACTTCCAATAGTTGATCATACAAAAAACTTATTCATCTGCAAAGCGTCAAGCCATGTTCAAATCCAAAAGGCTTACACATAAAACCAGTGGCTTTACTGAATATCACATATGCATTCGGAATAGAAGAAGAGAAATCAATAAACCAACAATACAGTGTAAA
It encodes the following:
- the LOC103452490 gene encoding protein MEI2-like 4 isoform X3, translating into MPSEIMDLKGLSSSSFFSDERQGGFWKSDHLPDNHASKKSLASSSLETCQTVNSLDHPEFFIMQDQKVHPGFNKQAVGAERALSHSLNLSRTMNHDSGARSNVNVETASYFGEGGKVNMMGAQYESSLFSSSLSELFSRKLRLSSNNTLYGHSVDTVAPHYDEEEAFESLEEIEAQTIGNLLPNDDELLSGVTDGLDYSVQLSARDNMEELDLFSSVGGMDLGDDGLATGLRDSVYAVEVSNGLSCNGSVVGEHPYGEHPSRTLFVRNINSNIEDSELRTLFEQYGDIRTLYTACKHRGFVMISYYDIRAARNAMKSLQNKPLRRRKLDIHYSIPKDNPSEKDVNQGTLVVFNLDSSVSNDELRQVFGVYGEIKEIRETPNRSHNKFIEFYDIRAADAALNALNKSDIAGKQIKLEPSRPGGARRSLELQLSSDFLEQDECGLYLQQTSPSDSITGFSVTSSCTDNGTIMAVHAAAQAASLENAFHYGVSSSVPNSLPSVLRAESVGNQSGFVESVHSAGSLKFDIHGLPASHPHSLPEYHDGLTNSVNCSSPGNVSINARPTERIDNRHFPRVSSNGHSYELNEGVFGSAGNVNCPIPGHHYAWNNSYHPQPPGMIWPNSPSFVNGLSSAHPFSAVHPPTRVHGLPRAPSHMLNPGLPMHNHHVGSAPVVNPSLWDRRQSYGGESPEASGFHPGSLGNMRISNNSPHSMEFVSHNMFPQVGGNSMDLPIAHKNAGLQQAHHQRCMMFPGRGQMIPIMSAFDLPAERTRSRRNEGMVNQGDNKKQYELDVDRIMQGEDNRTTLMIKNIPNKYTSKMLLAAIDERHRGTYDFIYLPIDFKNKCNVGYAFINMTDPRMIVPFYQSFNGKKWEKFNSEKVASLAYARIQGKAALIAHFQNSSLMNEDKRCRPILFNTDGPNAGDQVPFPMGVNVRTRPGKIRAVTHEESYVGSPPSFGDEEHSCNGETSAGSRSAKESD
- the LOC103452490 gene encoding protein MEI2-like 4 isoform X1, translating into MPSEIMDLKGLSSSSFFSDERQGGFWKSDHLPDNHASKKSLASSSLETCQTVNSLDHPEFFIMQDQKVHPGFNKQAVGAERALSHSLNLSRTMNHDSGARSNVNVETASYFGEGGKVNMMGAQYESSLFSSSLSELFSRKLRLSSNNTLYGHSVDTVAPHYDEEEAFESLEEIEAQTIGNLLPNDDELLSGVTDGLDYSVQLSARDNMEELDLFSSVGGMDLGDDGLATGLRDSVYAVEVSNGLSCNGSVVGEHPYGEHPSRTLFVRNINSNIEDSELRTLFEQYGDIRTLYTACKHRGFVMISYYDIRAARNAMKSLQNKPLRRRKLDIHYSIPKDNPSEKDVNQGTLVVFNLDSSVSNDELRQVFGVYGEIKEIRETPNRSHNKFIEFYDIRAADAALNALNKSDIAGKQIKLEPSRPGGARRSLELQLSSDFLEQDECGLYLQQTSPSDSITGFSESLTGPVPHGSVTSSCTDNGTIMAVHAAAQAASLENAFHYGVSSSVPNSLPSVLRAESVGNQSGFVESVHSAGSLKFDIHGLPASHPHSLPEYHDGLTNSVNCSSPGNVSINARPTERIDNRHFPRVSSNGHSYELNEGVFGSAGNVNCPIPGHHYAWNNSYHPQPPGMIWPNSPSFVNGLSSAHPFSAVHPPTRVHGLPRAPSHMLNPGLPMHNHHVGSAPVVNPSLWDRRQSYGGESPEASGFHPGSLGNMRISNNSPHSMEFVSHNMFPQVGGNSMDLPIAHKNAGLQQAHHQRCMMFPGRGQMIPIMSAFDLPAERTRSRRNEGMVNQGDNKKQYELDVDRIMQGEDNRTTLMIKNIPNKYTSKMLLAAIDERHRGTYDFIYLPIDFKNKCNVGYAFINMTDPRMIVPFYQSFNGKKWEKFNSEKVASLAYARIQGKAALIAHFQNSSLMNEDKRCRPILFNTDGPNAGDQVPFPMGVNVRTRPGKIRAVTHEESYVGSPPSFGDEEHSCNGETSAGSRSAKESD
- the LOC103452490 gene encoding protein MEI2-like 4 isoform X2, which gives rise to MPSEIMDLKGLSSSSFFSDERQGGFWKSDHLPDNHASKKSLASSSLETCQTVNSLDHPEFFIMQDQKVHPGFNKQAVGAERALSHSLNLSRTMNHDSGARSNVNVETASYFGEGGKVNMMGAQYESSLFSSSLSELFSRKLRLSSNNTLYGHSVDTVAPHYDEEEAFESLEEIEAQTIGNLLPNDDELLSGVTDGLDYSVQLSARDNMEELDLFSSVGGMDLGDDGLATGLRDSVYAVEVSNGLSCNGSVVGEHPYGEHPSRTLFVRNINSNIEDSELRTLFEQYGDIRTLYTACKHRGFVMISYYDIRAARNAMKSLQNKPLRRRKLDIHYSIPKDNPSEKDVNQGTLVVFNLDSSVSNDELRQVFGVYGEIKEIRETPNRSHNKFIEFYDIRAADAALNALNKSDIAGKQIKLEPSRPGGARRSLELQLSSDFLEQDECGLYLQQTSPSDSITGFSGPVPHGSVTSSCTDNGTIMAVHAAAQAASLENAFHYGVSSSVPNSLPSVLRAESVGNQSGFVESVHSAGSLKFDIHGLPASHPHSLPEYHDGLTNSVNCSSPGNVSINARPTERIDNRHFPRVSSNGHSYELNEGVFGSAGNVNCPIPGHHYAWNNSYHPQPPGMIWPNSPSFVNGLSSAHPFSAVHPPTRVHGLPRAPSHMLNPGLPMHNHHVGSAPVVNPSLWDRRQSYGGESPEASGFHPGSLGNMRISNNSPHSMEFVSHNMFPQVGGNSMDLPIAHKNAGLQQAHHQRCMMFPGRGQMIPIMSAFDLPAERTRSRRNEGMVNQGDNKKQYELDVDRIMQGEDNRTTLMIKNIPNKYTSKMLLAAIDERHRGTYDFIYLPIDFKNKCNVGYAFINMTDPRMIVPFYQSFNGKKWEKFNSEKVASLAYARIQGKAALIAHFQNSSLMNEDKRCRPILFNTDGPNAGDQVPFPMGVNVRTRPGKIRAVTHEESYVGSPPSFGDEEHSCNGETSAGSRSAKESD
- the LOC103452490 gene encoding protein MEI2-like 4 isoform X4, with amino-acid sequence MQDQKVHPGFNKQAVGAERALSHSLNLSRTMNHDSGARSNVNVETASYFGEGGKVNMMGAQYESSLFSSSLSELFSRKLRLSSNNTLYGHSVDTVAPHYDEEEAFESLEEIEAQTIGNLLPNDDELLSGVTDGLDYSVQLSARDNMEELDLFSSVGGMDLGDDGLATGLRDSVYAVEVSNGLSCNGSVVGEHPYGEHPSRTLFVRNINSNIEDSELRTLFEQYGDIRTLYTACKHRGFVMISYYDIRAARNAMKSLQNKPLRRRKLDIHYSIPKDNPSEKDVNQGTLVVFNLDSSVSNDELRQVFGVYGEIKEIRETPNRSHNKFIEFYDIRAADAALNALNKSDIAGKQIKLEPSRPGGARRSLELQLSSDFLEQDECGLYLQQTSPSDSITGFSESLTGPVPHGSVTSSCTDNGTIMAVHAAAQAASLENAFHYGVSSSVPNSLPSVLRAESVGNQSGFVESVHSAGSLKFDIHGLPASHPHSLPEYHDGLTNSVNCSSPGNVSINARPTERIDNRHFPRVSSNGHSYELNEGVFGSAGNVNCPIPGHHYAWNNSYHPQPPGMIWPNSPSFVNGLSSAHPFSAVHPPTRVHGLPRAPSHMLNPGLPMHNHHVGSAPVVNPSLWDRRQSYGGESPEASGFHPGSLGNMRISNNSPHSMEFVSHNMFPQVGGNSMDLPIAHKNAGLQQAHHQRCMMFPGRGQMIPIMSAFDLPAERTRSRRNEGMVNQGDNKKQYELDVDRIMQGEDNRTTLMIKNIPNKYTSKMLLAAIDERHRGTYDFIYLPIDFKNKCNVGYAFINMTDPRMIVPFYQSFNGKKWEKFNSEKVASLAYARIQGKAALIAHFQNSSLMNEDKRCRPILFNTDGPNAGDQVPFPMGVNVRTRPGKIRAVTHEESYVGSPPSFGDEEHSCNGETSAGSRSAKESD
- the LOC103452489 gene encoding OVARIAN TUMOR DOMAIN-containing deubiquitinating enzyme 1-like, with amino-acid sequence MQNHDGVQVDGEVESAASVATPEFDEWVNFGDQDIMQQHSAIRAEEAEKIPFLGDKEPLSSLASEYQSGSAILLEKIKVLGEQYAAIRRTRGDGNCFFRSFMFSYLEHILESQDQSEVDRIKANVEQCRKTLQSLGYTDFTFEDFFALFLEQLDSVLQGNEESISHDELIRRSRDQSVSDYVVMFFRFVTSGEIRKRSEFFEPFIFGLTNATVEQFCKSSVEPMGEESDHVHITALSDALGVPIRVVYLDRSSCDNGGVSVNHHDFVPAGSDAPKASEGSEKVTPYITLLYRPGHYDLLYPK